CACCGGTTCGCTTTAATGCTTTTCGATCGATTTTGCCATGTTTTATAACAATTGTAGGCTGACCGTCCAGCAACATTCTTATTTTCCCTGATTTCAAACTGATATAGCCGATTAGTGTCGTCAACGAACACCAAATAATTAAGCTTACCAAATCTTTCATGTAATCTTTAGTACTTAAAACAATCATATTTGCGGCAATCGAGCCAATTGTGATTCCTGTTACGTAATTAAAAAAAGTAAGTTGACTTAATTGTTTTTTCCCTAAAAAACGTGTGAGGGCAAGAAGTACGAAAAAAGTTACAACTGTTTCTATTGCTATTTGTAAGTAGCTTACATCTTTCATATCACCACTCCTATCTATACAATAGAATGCGTTATGCAGTCCATAACATACACTCAAAACTAGGTGCATTCCTTGTTCTCACCACTAGCTTGCTTCTAGAAGAAATTTTTGTAAGGCATAAATAACCCCTAAGGTTAATTTCAGTGCTATTTTTTATTAGATTGATACATAAAATACAATCCATTTAGATTGGCAATTGGTGTATGATTTAGATATTCGATTTATAGGAAATATTTACATATAATTTGTCTTTTTGCTCAAATAAAAAATCGGAGGTATGTCGCATGAAAAAAAGGAAAAGTTGGTATCGTATGTGGAAAATACTTTCCTTCGCTTTTTCCATGTTGTTGCAAGTTTATTGGTTTCGCATTCGAAAAAAATCGGAACCACAATGGGAAATGCTCTGGGAAAAGCTTGGTCGACAATTTCGAGAAACGTTATTTGAACTCGAAGGTGTGTTGATTAAAGTCGGACAACTTTTAAGTATTCGCGAAGATTTACTACCAAAAAGTTTTATTAGCCAAATACAGGATTTAGTAGATCAAGTCCCTCCCTCTCCTTGGGAAGACATTCAACTTGTTTTGGAAAAAGAATGGGGAAGTCCTGTTGACAATGTACTTCTTTCAATCGAGACAAAAGCTGTCGCTTCCGCATCCATTGGAGAGGTTTATCGCGGAAAGTTAAAGGATGGTACGAATGTAGCAATTAAAGTACAGCGACCCACTATACCAACTATTATGCGAACGGATTTTCGTTCGCTAGCTATTATTATGTGGTTTGCGCAATATATTGCTCCAGTACCTAAAGGCTTTATTAATTTTAAATTGCTTTTTAATGAAGTCAAACATGTCATCAGTAGGGAATTAGATTTTAATAAAGAACTAGACACCATGACACATTTTCGCGAACGCTTTGCATCGATTGATGAACTTAAGATTCCTAGTGCGTATCCCGAACTTAGCACCTCTCAAGTATTAGTAATGGAATGGATAGATGGTGCAAGAATAACAGATAACGCATTTTTAACTTCCAATCAAATTGATAAAGAAGCATTATCTGAGCGATTAATGCGCATTTTCTTACCACAATGGCTAGAGGCTGGGCTATTTCATGCTGATCCGCACGCTGGCAATGTGCTAGTAACGGAGGATGGTACAATTGTCCTTCTTGATTTTGGTATGGTTGGCGAAATATCAAGAAAAGATGCAGCCAATTTTCAAATTTTAATGCAGGCTATTTTATTAAAAAATTATGCTCAAGCGGCTGAAACATTAAAAAATTTAGGATTTTTACTACCAGGAGCGGATTTAAAAATCATTGAAAATCTTCTAAGAGAAGTACTACTATTGGATTTAAACAAAGTAAAGGAAATGGATGTATTTGCTGTCAAAAAAGAAATGAATGACATGATAAAATTACTTCCTATACAAGTTCCTACACGATTTATCTTTTTAGGGCGCTCGTTTGTGACAATTGAAGGTATGTTGCTGACCCTTACTCCAGAGAAAGAAATTTTAGACATTATTAAACCTGTATTTTCAGATTGGATCAAGCAAGGAAGCTCAAATAATTGGAAAACTGTTTTACAATGGCTTAATGCGCTCCCAATTTTTAAAGTATTCCATTCCCTGCAAGACCTTGTGGAGACACCCCAGCGAATGTTAATTCAAAAAGATGCATTGCAGCAAAGGGATTTTGTCTTTGCAATCTATGAAAATCAAAAAAAGCAAGCCTTTATCATTAGTGTACTAGCATTAGGCGCAGTTTTCTTTGGCCTGTATTTACAATATGCCCTCCTTATAAAAGCACCGAGTGGCGTATTAGCACTTTCTAGTCTTTTTTATATCGTAAGTAGTTGGAAACAAAAAAGATGGTTACAACGGCTCTCCAAAAAAACGCTATAGATAACATTAGCCTCCTAATTCTAACGTTTAGGAGGCTTTCCTTATGCTTTCCAATGGGATTTTCATGCTATTCGTCCTGTTATACCAACTGTTCTATAATCAGCCAGTTACTCATAAATTGACTAAAATACAAAATAAGGAGAACTGTGAAAATGCATGTTGTTCATTTTTATGAAAATAAGATTTCCGTTTTGAATCAGCTATTAATTCGCATTCCAACTATTGATGAAAACATCCAAATTAAAGGTCGAAAAGCAAAAGTAGTGGACGTTATTCAAATGAATGAGCGCCAGTATCATGTTATTGTGCTTTTTGAAAAAATATCAAAAAAACAACCTTTAACAAAAGATCTTGGGAAGAAGAAAAGATAGTTCTTCCCTTTTTTATGTTTATCAACATACAAGGTGTGGGTAGACAAACAACATAACAGTAACCGCAATAATAATTGATTTTTTTGAACAAAATGCGAACTATTCTCATTAATAGTATTTTTATTGAGCAGAACAATTGACTTTTTAATTGATAACAATTATCATTATCATATAGATTATTTCTTTTCTCTAAACTGTTTATTTCAGAATCCCCCCTTATTTTTTGAAATAAACATGCATTAAACGGATATTCTTACATCACACTAAGAATATCCGTTTTTTAGTTACATAAATTGAAGGAGCTGTTCTCAATGGATTATCGTATTGAAAAAGACACTATGGGTGAGATCAAAGTACCTGCCAATAAAATTTGGGGTGCTCAAACCCAACGTAGTAAAGAGAATTTTCAAATTGGTACTGAACACATGCCGATTGAATTGATTCAAGCTATGGCGATTTTAAAGAAAAGTGCAGCAATCGCAAATAATAAATTAGGAAAGCTTTCGGATATTAAAGCCAATGCAATTGTACAAGCGGCAGATGAAATTTTAAATGGTCAATGGGACGATCAATTCCCACTTGTTGTCTGGCAAACTGGTAGTGGTACCCAATCGAATATGAATGTCAACGAGGTGATTGCGCATCGTGCAAACCAAATTTTACAAGATGCTGGCGAAGCTGACCGCATTCACCCAAATGACGATGTCAATAAATCTCAAAGCTCGAACGATACGTTTCCAACTGCGTTGCATATTGCAGCCGTACTAAAAGTAGAAGACTATCTACTGCCTCGCCTTCGTTTATTAAAGGCAACATTGGATGAAAAAGCAGAGCAATTTAAAGATATTATTAAAATTGGACGTACCCATTTACAAGATGCTACCCCGCTGACATTGGGACAAGAAATTAGTGGCTGGTCTGCTATGCTAGGTAAATCCGAGCAAATGATTAAACATAATGTGGACTACATGAAAGAGCTTGCGATTGGCGGTACGGCTGTCGGGACGGGTATTAATGCACATCCTGAATTTGGTGAGCGTGTAGCAGCTGAAATTAGTGAACTAACGGGCAAACAGTTCACTTCCGCAGCAAATAAATTCCATGCTTTAACAAGTCATGATGAAGCGGTTGTGGCACATGGTGCATTAAAAGCACTTGCTGCTGATTTGATGAAGATTGCCAATGACGTACGTTGGCTAGCAAGTGGTCCACGCT
This genomic interval from Lysinibacillus sphaericus contains the following:
- a CDS encoding DUF421 domain-containing protein; its protein translation is MKDVSYLQIAIETVVTFFVLLALTRFLGKKQLSQLTFFNYVTGITIGSIAANMIVLSTKDYMKDLVSLIIWCSLTTLIGYISLKSGKIRMLLDGQPTIVIKHGKIDRKALKRTGVNIDDLTMMIRQYQVFSIDEIDFAILEPNGTLSILKKPPFQGTQKIDINISPENPPFLPIEIISDGKLLKRNLLEVGKNRQWLKDELKKMSIENIEEVFYAEIQSNGQLFIQKY
- a CDS encoding ABC1 kinase family protein; the encoded protein is MKKRKSWYRMWKILSFAFSMLLQVYWFRIRKKSEPQWEMLWEKLGRQFRETLFELEGVLIKVGQLLSIREDLLPKSFISQIQDLVDQVPPSPWEDIQLVLEKEWGSPVDNVLLSIETKAVASASIGEVYRGKLKDGTNVAIKVQRPTIPTIMRTDFRSLAIIMWFAQYIAPVPKGFINFKLLFNEVKHVISRELDFNKELDTMTHFRERFASIDELKIPSAYPELSTSQVLVMEWIDGARITDNAFLTSNQIDKEALSERLMRIFLPQWLEAGLFHADPHAGNVLVTEDGTIVLLDFGMVGEISRKDAANFQILMQAILLKNYAQAAETLKNLGFLLPGADLKIIENLLREVLLLDLNKVKEMDVFAVKKEMNDMIKLLPIQVPTRFIFLGRSFVTIEGMLLTLTPEKEILDIIKPVFSDWIKQGSSNNWKTVLQWLNALPIFKVFHSLQDLVETPQRMLIQKDALQQRDFVFAIYENQKKQAFIISVLALGAVFFGLYLQYALLIKAPSGVLALSSLFYIVSSWKQKRWLQRLSKKTL
- the fumC gene encoding class II fumarate hydratase translates to MDYRIEKDTMGEIKVPANKIWGAQTQRSKENFQIGTEHMPIELIQAMAILKKSAAIANNKLGKLSDIKANAIVQAADEILNGQWDDQFPLVVWQTGSGTQSNMNVNEVIAHRANQILQDAGEADRIHPNDDVNKSQSSNDTFPTALHIAAVLKVEDYLLPRLRLLKATLDEKAEQFKDIIKIGRTHLQDATPLTLGQEISGWSAMLGKSEQMIKHNVDYMKELAIGGTAVGTGINAHPEFGERVAAEISELTGKQFTSAANKFHALTSHDEAVVAHGALKALAADLMKIANDVRWLASGPRSGIGEITIPENEPGSSIMPGKVNPTQSEAMTMVVTQVVGNDATIAFAASQGNFELNVFKPVIIYNFLQSTRLLADTMKSFNDHCAIGIEPNKEVLDHNLQNSLMLVTALNPYIGYENAAKIAKKAHKEGTTLKEAAIASGLLTEEQFDEYVDPATMIYPNA